The region GTTTGTGGAGATGGAATGCAGTGGACACAATAGACCAGAATAGATGAAATGCGGTTTTATTTGTCAGTGTGTTTCAAATTAAATCTACTTCTTCATCAGAACAAAACAcatcattgtggtttgtcctgatgaagaactatatttactttgaaacgcgttgacaattAAAACCACATTTCATCTTTTCCGGTCTCCTATTCTCTCTCTGGACCACTCGCAGTGTGAGTTTACATTCCGTGTTTTCCAGCTCTGCAAACTTTCAAAAATAATTGCTGATCTGTCAGAGACATCGACGATGAAGAATACAAAAAACtcttgtctaagggtatgtgcacacgattagTAATTGTTGCGGGTgtgacgctgtgtacttgtgcatcgtccaacccgcagcgtccagatttcAAGAATTCccttgcccactatgcgtgcaccgacgccTTCGGCTCACCtgtggagacagacatgcggcgcgtctttccaggctGCATCATGTCATTTCTagcatctccacaagagaaattttaccactagaatgtattggatgcagacAATCTGGATGGTTCAGACAACATACGCTAGGTTCAATCACTTCTAGTTCCAGATCGTGTGCACCCAGGCTTTACAAAGTTCTTTAAGTTTTAGAATCGTTTAAACGCTTTCCTCATTCAtttctgcttctttttttttttttctcctctttttctTTCCACTGGCAGAAAGATAAAATCACTGGGGGAGGATGAGTTATGGTTAGATGACACAGCTGCTTGGATTGAACGGAGTCGGAAGCTTCAAGCCGAGAAAGATAAAGCTGAAAAGCGGGTGAGTATTGCCACTTTAAAGGGTACCCATCGTTTTATATTTTATGTAACATGTAGTCCCATCCTATCGTGTGCAGCAGATTGTGGGGTCTGCGTTCTGGGACCCCTCTGAGCTTGTGCAGCCTGTACATAGAGTGGAGTACGGACTCACAGATTTTCTGCTGATCCCCGTACATCACTCATCACTTTCATTCAGGAACTCTGCACTTCTGCCCCCTGAACTTCACTTTACAGAGGTCTTCTTTTGAGTAATAGACCACTGATCTGCTTAGTTTGGGCAGTGACtacatattaaataaaaaatatatatattaatataacgATAGGTTAAAGATGCTAAGGAGTACCCAGAAGTCATTCTCACACAGTGTGGATCTCGGGGAAGAAAAATGGGTTACCCCTGCATACTAGAAACCTTCAGTATTTTATGTCGGGCAATACTTATCTCATGTCTGCAATCCAAAGGAAATGGTGGTGATGACATAAAGCAGGAGGCAAAGTGGAGCGTTAGTCCCATCACAGATTTCTGTCTCCATTGAAGTGCATGGGAGTAACAGCCAGACATCTGACACATGCCATCAATATCAGTAGTAATCCTCATTTCATGCTATTATTGTTTTGGTTGACAATTAAtgtcgtgttttgtttttttttaataacaggCAAAACTATTGGCAGAAATGGATGAAGAATTTGGGGTGTCCAATCTTGTAGAGGAGGAATTTGGTCACAAGAAGGTTAGTTGTGCTGTCTGATGAATAACGCAACGATCTTTACCCAGATTCCATGGATGTAATAGATGATCTCTTGATGTTTCGGCTTTCTAGGATTACTCCTCTCAGGATTTACAAGGGCTGACGGTTGAGCACAACCTGGAAGCTTTTACAGAAGGACAGACTGTAATACTGACTCTCAAAGACAAAGGTAGCTAGAACAGCGGTCAAGTAATGTGAAAAGTTATTCAGGTCTGtgctttgtattttattttttatttttttccctcttgTAACACAGGCGTTCTTGATGAAGATGATTCAGATGTCTTAGTAAATGTAAATATGATAGACAAAGAAAAAGCAGACAAAAACGTGGAGCTTAAGAAAAAAAGGCCTGATTACAAACCTTACGAGGAAGAGGAGTCTGTCGATGACATGGTTGTGGTGAGTTTGTGTAAACCTTTCTTATTTTATTGCTTTCTTTTTTAAGCTCATTTTATGTCCTGTTACAAACTATTAATTGTAAGTGGGGGGGTTCCCAAAACTGATAaaagggcgcagtcagacagctGTATAGATCGGACTGGCCGGCGTGTCTCCGAACGCAAGCGTGACAACTGCAGAGAAATATATGGAGCTATCGTGAGAGAACTGCCCCGGAGGAGTGGGGGATTCACCAGAGCGTGGAGCAGCTGAACTTATATACTAGTGGTTATTGGGCTTGTTTTTCTTCTATGCCGGACAGTGACAATGGATAAAGAATATTTGATCTATGATCATAAGTGATGCTGCCTGTTTGACACAACCTTTGCGCCAGACCTGCTTTCCCCTTGACATCTAAGTGGCTGAAGTCCCACCGATTGGAGATTCATAGCCCACACTAATGATATACAGCAATGTCTTTAGTGCGATAACCCCTTTAAGCCCCTCAGGAATACAACTAGCTAACTGCTGAAGGAATATATTTAACTTTCTTTCATTTAGTTCCGACACAAGTCTGTACTTTCTAAGTATGATGAGGAGATAGAAGGGGAAAAGAAGAAATCGTTTCGCTTGGAAAGTGGGGGCACAGCCGATGGATCCTGGGAGAAAGAACTGCAGAATATCCGTCAATCCCTGCACAACCAGGCCCAATCTCTAGACATTCCTGCCCTGAAGCTTGCATCTGAGTACTATACATCAGAGGAAATGGTAATTAAGACCGTGAACTGGGCGCAGATTGGGGTTTCCGTATAATGGTTTAAGTTTTGCTTTGATTTGAGTGGTTAGGCCACTCTGACACGAGTTTGGAAAATATTGGTTCGTGCCTTGAATCTttttcgtctctgatttgtttctTGTCAATGAAAGGTGTCCTTTAAAAAAACAAAGATACGTGTGAAAAAGATCCGGAAGAAAGCGAAATCTGCCCTGACAGATAACTTATTACTAATGAAACCTGATACCCGCAAAAGTGACTTTGGTTCGAGGTAAGTAGTCCATCTGTTACTCCTTATACTCGAGCACACACATTGGATAGGAAACACTGAATCTATAGTGCAAAAGTATTAACATGATCattttttatttcccattttgtaTGGGGAAGTAAAATCCTTATTCCGCACCCTGATGTGTCCACCATTTCTCATTAGTTAGGAAATTTTGATTTATCAACAGTAAAACTATTCAAGTCTAATATTTTTTCGTTTTTAGGACTCGTGGACGGGGCCGAAAACACGTTGATTTAGAAGATGAAGAGCAGGACTTGGAGTTAAAAGCCGCCATGCCTCAGTCCGATGATGTGCGTGTGGAGAGTATGGACATGAGTGACGAAGGTTAGAAAGCCGCTTAATATGATATGTATTGATTTCATCTTCTCATCACTTTAAGCTTTCTTgtgtttctttatcgcttcattggggggggacacaggtaaccatgtcttTTCTCTTCCACGCATCTTGGCTTTTCTCCAGTTGGGTCTCGACTCCAGGCTTTCTCTCAGTACTCTCAAGGGTCAAATCTTTGCGCTCTCGAGAAAGCCCAGAGTCGAGACCTGAATGGAAAAAAGCCAAGATGGATAGAAGAGAAAAagacatggtttcctgtgtccccccaatggcTCTAAGAAAgaagaaagagattttacagtgagtaccaaaaatccctctttctttactGTTATATAGAAAACATAGATTGAGAGATTTGCTCAGTCAGGAACATTATTATATCCTATGTGCACAAATAAAAGAATTATTTAACGGTTTCCTCCTCCATGTTTGTGTTCTACTCAGTTTATCTCTTTTATATAGCATACTATTAATTTCCTTATTCACTTCTCTGCTTTTTCATTGCTTCTTTTACATCAGAGGATCCCGGCTCTCCGGGTGTTGTGGAAGAAGATGATTTGGAAACAGAGTTACACAAACAGCTTGAAAAAAGCAGACGACTGAAACAAATTCAGCAGCAGAAGGACAGTAGTGAAAAGGTGAGTGTGTAGAAaagaataaggctggtttcacgctTGCATTgggctgagctgcggagggctgcgtagttcctccgttaagccccatccactgccgcacctcttccattcagctctgccTATGTTGGCATGCATTCTgcgtatctatctttaacattgggtacgcaggccatgcgaatgtatgcggatgcctccgcatgcgtcgttttgatgctgcgtcaaacacaacatgttgcattttgttgcgatcggcgcagcgtcaaaacgacgcatgcggaggcatccgcatactttCGCATGGTCTGCGTACCGAATGTTAAAGATGGttcggcagtgggtggggctttatggaggaactacgcagccctccgcagctctgcccaacgcaagtgtgaaaccagcctaaggccacCCTGGCTGCCAGAATTACTGAATGAGGCTGAGATATTTGATATAACAAGTAAAAGATTTTATTTCTTGGACacttcactgggggacacaggaaacctaaTATGTTGCCACCTGGAGACTGACACTAAGATTACATCTTAAGAAAAAGTCAGCCCCATTCCAACAGGTTACAGCTGGCCTCCCGACACCCAGCTATTCAGTTTTACTTAGTGCCTCGTTGGAGGCAGACCACGAGTCTCCGCACCTAAACTAACAGTCTTCCGTACATGAGGCTTTTCCTTCTGGTCAGGTGATCCACGGTCTGCACAAAGACCGAAAAGTGTGGACGTGTGAATCCATACTCAGCTACATAAGTACATATAACAAGTGGTAATTGGAATATTTCATTTCTGCCAAATAGATTAATTCAAGAATGTCATTAATTTCATCAAGGGGTTAACTACAGGGAGGAAACAGAGCTCTTCCTGAACCATTGGAGAACAGGGGGCACTTGTTCTTGGTGGGGAAAATGAATCAACCTTTATTAACAGTCACCCTTGTAAAGGTTATttctgctttttgcaatttgtcacCTAttgacttttaaagggaacctgtcacccccaaaatcgaaggtgagctaagcccactggcatcaggggcttatctaaagcattctgtaatactgtagataagcccccgatgtaccctgaaagatgagaaaaagaggttagattatactcacctgggtgggcggtccgatccgatggatgtcgcggtccggggcctcccatcttcttacgatgacgtcctcttctggtctttacgctgcggctccagcacagccgtactctgtctgccctattgagggcagagcaaagtactgcagtaagcaggcgccgggcctctctgacctttcccagcgcctgcgcactgcagtattttgctctgccctcaacagggcaggcaatgtaagccggagccgcagcctgaagaaggaagaggatgtcatcgtaagaagatgggaggccccggaccgcgacgcccatcggaccggaccgcagcgggaccacccctgggtgagtataatctaacctctttttctcatctttcaggatacatcaggggcttatctacagcattacagaatgctgtagataagcccctgatgctggtgggcttagctccccttcgattttgggggtgacaggttccctttaatcactggGGAAGCCCGACCGCTGCTACCCCCACATATTCCATGATTAAGGCTCTGAAATGATTGTTGCCTCTGGGACTGACTGAGATAACAAGCACTGTACAGTCCCCGTTTTATTTCATATTAGAGCCTGTTCTCTGGATCGGTGGGGGGTCCAGCAACCAGACCCCAGGGATAAGCAATTTATGACTTGTGGATAATTGAGAATGTGCTACGATGGGAATAATCCTTTTAATTCAGATAGTGCAGATTGCTCTGCGTATAAATGAGCTATATTAAAGACAGATCATACTTGATAAAGGTTTCTACTTTATATAGGCTGGAAACTTTACAGttgtaaaatgcaaataaactgTGATCCGATTCTGTTGTCTCTTTAAGATTGCTGCAATGGTGAAAAGGCTTAACTACCATAAAAGCCAAGATGATGAAGAAGACGATGATAAGAAAGGCTCTATCGTATTTAATGCAACTTCCGAATTCTGTAGAACTCTTGGGGAGATCCCAACCTACGGTTTAGCGGGGAACAGGGAAGATCAAGAGGATTTAATGGTATGTGACCGATTTCCTAGGATTTATGCAAATGTGGCCATTGCATTGTTAAAATGGGGGGCACTTCAGAGCCCCCCATTCTCGGGATTGATTGGATCCCATTCGTAGCCGATCAACATGTTATCAGCTATTCAGTTGGGAAACTGTTTTAATGCAGACCTGTTAAAAGTAGCAGGACAGCAGAATCATGCAGCCCGAACTACAGGCAGCATGAACTAAACACCGGCCTTGCTATTTAGACTTTTACACTTACTTTTAAAAGCTGCCTAGGGTCTTAGCGACTTGGATGACTAATCAGAGGTTGGTCCCTGGTGGCATCGCGCTGCTCCCTCTTTTAGACTTAAGTTTTCTCCCTGTGTGTGTGCCGACCGGCactaggatattcagtttagcttagtgtcagtaggaggtggacacggttcTTTCactagacccatatctacctcgATTTTCTGCGTTTTCCTGTAACGTaatcagatgtcagtaacaacccatccaatccacacaggcaaagaaatcaaaccatagatgtccaaaaATTAAGTAAGAAATGACacaagggaaaaagtattgaacacactcaCCGAAATGAaattaatacttcgtacaaaagcctttgttggtgatgaagcttcaaGACGCATCCTGTGTGGAGAaaatggtgacgtgttcaatacttatttcggcCTCTGTATATTGTAGATAGTATGGTAACATCATTTGGATAGTGTACCCCTGCCGAGTGACATACAGGACCTGGTGCATTCGCAGGAAAGCAGCAGTGATATCAGCCCCTTAAGATTTAGGCAGTGGGCAAAGGCGGGAGCATCGTGTTGTAACCTTTTACTGGCTAAAACATCAAAACATGAGCCGTGAACAGGGACTAATTCACTCTTCCGTCATGTTTCTTAGGATTTTGAGAAGGATAAAGAGGAGTCTGAGAATGAACACGGTGACTCTGATGGCGAAGAAAACATTGGTTGGAGCATGGTGAACCTCGATGAGGAGAAAAACCCACAAGATGTGAGGGAACTTTTACAGTTGTCACATTTCCATAGTTTTTTGTTTTCACTATAATTGTCTGTTTTGAAAAGTTCTTTAAAGTGAAGTGTGCATATTTTTTTTCATTGCATAACCCAATGATTTCTTCCTGTCTTATCAGTATTCCGCGTCTTCAACCACGATTTTGGATGAGGAGCCGATTGTGAACAGGGGCCTGGCTGCTGCGTTACATCTTTGTCAGAACAAAGGTATCACTTACTATGGGAAGATAATGAGAGGCGGGCAATGCTTTACAATAGACACACGTTTAGAAAATCTCCCAGCTCTTGCCATAGTGGTAACTTGTCATTTGTTGATTTTTAAGAATAGTAGAAGCTATGATTGAAAAGTTATCAGTACTTCTTTATTTTATAGGCTTGCTGGAAACAACAGTACAAAAGATTGCACGGGTTAAAGCTCCCAATAAAGTGCTTCCAACAGCCAATTACTGCATAGAGGACAAAATGTAAGTAATACTTTTCACACGACACAGACTTTTTCTGGCACGGAGATGCTGGAAGTAATGATGCCTTATCCTTGAAGCATCACCTATGTCATGGCCTctcatcattttatttttatttttttctttgtgaCTGTTATTGACACTAACACAGTAATTAGAGGTCATCCGGCTGGATTGATTAAAAACCTTAAAATCAATCATATTCTCTTGCTGTCACCTTATGGATCCAAAATATTACGATCCGATGTCCAGAAGCTATTGCGACCTGTTCTTCAGCCATCTGTTCACTGAGGCTTATGATTGGCTGCATCGGTCAGATGACTGGAGCGGTTTGTCCTCAGATGTGCCTCTTAGTCATGCatcacgtgaccgctgcagccaatctcagGCCACAGTGTTCTAGTATCATTAATAAAAGGTATTTGCAAAGGAAGGGTTTTAATACAATGCCAGAAGGTGATTGTAAATTCTGTATCAACCTAATGCTGCATACTTCTTGTTTTTCTTCCACTTTTTTTGATGTTATGACCACTCAaaggttttgttttatttttattttttatgctacTATGAAACAGGGCAATAGATGACAAGTACAGCAGGCGAGAAGAGTACAGAGGGTTCACCCAGGACTTTAAAGAAAAGGATGGCTATAAACCTGATGTCAAAATCGAATACGTGGATGAAACTGGGAGGAAACTTTGCCCAAAAGAGGTAAGCCCTGCCCAGTCTTTGTCGGTTGTCTCTCGATGATTTGCAGGGCTGTAATCTAATTTTGGCATCTCTCATCACAGGCATTTAGACAGCTTTCTCATCGGTTCCATGGTAAAGGTTCGGGTAAAATGAAGACCGAAAAACGCATGAAGAAACTGGATGAGGAAGCGGTGAGTACACGGACACTGAGATCAAAATACAATCCAGTCTTCACCCCAAAAGACCCCTATAATGACCGAAAAGTGTATTGATACAGGGTGTCCACCTGATGTTAAGTATGACTTAACACTTTAATGACCAGACCTAATTTTCCTTATTTTTTTCTGGGGATTTGGGTTTCTCTGTGTTTTTCTTCTCTCTCATTCTGGATCCCCAGTTACTGGGGAAATATATCCCCTACTTTGCCCCACACCACACATATACATCAGCCTGGCCAGTTACACTTTTAAACTACTTGAAGATCAAGATTTCATAGATTAATAGGGTATTCTGTCTTCGTAGGTATTAGTAGACTTGTAGCCCCCTGATCACCTGTGGAAGTGCGTATACATTGAATGCCCTTCTTAAGCCTGTGCTAGCTATGACAATGGCGCTACTCTGGTGTTAGATTCCTAATAGTCAGGATAGGAAATGCTGCTGCCAATCACTACACTACTCGGTTATTTCTATGCTGTCTCAAAAATGGTTTCTGATTTTCTGCTTGTATGTTATATAAAATGTTaaattccttttctttttttttgtctatcAGCTTTTAAAAAAAATGAGTTCTAGCGACACTCC is a window of Ranitomeya variabilis isolate aRanVar5 chromosome 2, aRanVar5.hap1, whole genome shotgun sequence DNA encoding:
- the SART1 gene encoding U4/U6.U5 tri-snRNP-associated protein 1 isoform X1, encoding MLSPSVTYRYVYGPPVPVMGSSKKHKEKERDRDVSYGAGGSEDRHREHKKHKHKERERERRKRSREREKPRERDGRSRTSTESRKIKKEKLDPDYEQGVAPKSSGGDSSLSIEETNKLRAKLGLKPLEMNTVKTESGTKEDPVAAAVINPLILRQQQELREKLAAAKEKRMLNQKLGKIKSLGEDELWLDDTAAWIERSRKLQAEKDKAEKRAKLLAEMDEEFGVSNLVEEEFGHKKDYSSQDLQGLTVEHNLEAFTEGQTVILTLKDKGVLDEDDSDVLVNVNMIDKEKADKNVELKKKRPDYKPYEEEESVDDMVVFRHKSVLSKYDEEIEGEKKKSFRLESGGTADGSWEKELQNIRQSLHNQAQSLDIPALKLASEYYTSEEMVSFKKTKIRVKKIRKKAKSALTDNLLLMKPDTRKSDFGSRTRGRGRKHVDLEDEEQDLELKAAMPQSDDVRVESMDMSDEEDPGSPGVVEEDDLETELHKQLEKSRRLKQIQQQKDSSEKIAAMVKRLNYHKSQDDEEDDDKKGSIVFNATSEFCRTLGEIPTYGLAGNREDQEDLMDFEKDKEESENEHGDSDGEENIGWSMVNLDEEKNPQDYSASSTTILDEEPIVNRGLAAALHLCQNKGLLETTVQKIARVKAPNKVLPTANYCIEDKMAIDDKYSRREEYRGFTQDFKEKDGYKPDVKIEYVDETGRKLCPKEAFRQLSHRFHGKGSGKMKTEKRMKKLDEEALLKKMSSSDTPLGTVALLQEKQKAQKTPYIVLSGSGKSMTANTLIK
- the SART1 gene encoding U4/U6.U5 tri-snRNP-associated protein 1 isoform X2, giving the protein MGSSKKHKEKERDRDVSYGAGGSEDRHREHKKHKHKERERERRKRSREREKPRERDGRSRTSTESRKIKKEKLDPDYEQGVAPKSSGGDSSLSIEETNKLRAKLGLKPLEMNTVKTESGTKEDPVAAAVINPLILRQQQELREKLAAAKEKRMLNQKLGKIKSLGEDELWLDDTAAWIERSRKLQAEKDKAEKRAKLLAEMDEEFGVSNLVEEEFGHKKDYSSQDLQGLTVEHNLEAFTEGQTVILTLKDKGVLDEDDSDVLVNVNMIDKEKADKNVELKKKRPDYKPYEEEESVDDMVVFRHKSVLSKYDEEIEGEKKKSFRLESGGTADGSWEKELQNIRQSLHNQAQSLDIPALKLASEYYTSEEMVSFKKTKIRVKKIRKKAKSALTDNLLLMKPDTRKSDFGSRTRGRGRKHVDLEDEEQDLELKAAMPQSDDVRVESMDMSDEEDPGSPGVVEEDDLETELHKQLEKSRRLKQIQQQKDSSEKIAAMVKRLNYHKSQDDEEDDDKKGSIVFNATSEFCRTLGEIPTYGLAGNREDQEDLMDFEKDKEESENEHGDSDGEENIGWSMVNLDEEKNPQDYSASSTTILDEEPIVNRGLAAALHLCQNKGLLETTVQKIARVKAPNKVLPTANYCIEDKMAIDDKYSRREEYRGFTQDFKEKDGYKPDVKIEYVDETGRKLCPKEAFRQLSHRFHGKGSGKMKTEKRMKKLDEEALLKKMSSSDTPLGTVALLQEKQKAQKTPYIVLSGSGKSMTANTLIK